CTCGTAGCGAGACCCGAAGAAGCCGACGGCCAGCTCGCGCTCGGCCTCGGGGGCGGCGACCTTCACGTCCTCGATGGTGATCGGGGAGCGGGGCGCCTGGTCCCACACGGTCTTGCCGTAGGCCTGGATGAAGTAGGGGTAACCGCCTGTGGCGGAGTACATCTCGTCGAGCGCGGCGGCCTCGAACTCGGCCTCCTCCTCGCTCGCCGGGGCGGCGAGCGCGCGGTCGGCGGCGTCGCGCTCGAGGCGGTCGATGCGCTGGTAGGAGAAGAGCCGCTCGGAGTAGGACTTGCTCGCCGAGAGCACGGCCGGCAGGTGTGGCAGGCCGGCGCCGACGACGATCACCGGCAGCCCCGACTGGCTGATCTCGTGGCAGGCGGCGCACATCGCGGAGACGTCGTCGGGCCCGAGATCCTGCATCTCGTCGATGAAGACCCCGACCCCCTTGCCGACGTCGGCGGCGAGCCCACCGACATCGGTGAGCAGCTCGACCAGGTCGATCTCCACATCTCCGGAGTCGGCCCGGCCACGCACCGCCGGCGCCTCGATGCCCGGTGACCACTGCTCACGCAGCTTGGCGTTGGGGCCGGCCTCTCGTTGAGCGAACGAACGGATCACCCCGAGCACGTGGTCGACGTCGTCAGCACTCGGATGACCGAGCTCGCGCACCGCCTGGTGCAGAGCGCTCGACAGCGGCCGGCGCAGCGACTGGTCGGGGCGGGCCTCCATCTTCCCGGTGCCCCAGCCCTTGCGGACCGCGGCCGAGCGCAGCGTGTTGAGCAGCACCGTCTTGCCGACGCCACGGAGCCCGGTGAGCACCAGCGACCGCTCCGGACGACCACGGGCGACCCGCTCCAGCACCACGTTGAACTGCTCGAGCTGCTCGTTGCGACCGGCGAGCTCAGGGGGCCGCTGACCAGCGCCCGGAGCGTACGGATTGCGGATGGGGTCCATGATCAGACGATATCCAGATATATAGGGCGCGTCTTAGATTTCGCTAGCGAGCCACATCATTCGGCGAACGTAGGCCAATATCCATCTATCTAGGTTCATTCCTAGATAGGCGCAGACTCCACGATCGACCCCTAGTCTCGAACGTGTGTTCGATCTTAAGGGCAATCTCCCCCTGATGCAAGGCGAAGGTTCTAGACTCACGAACATGCCGGAACTCCCCGAGGTGGAAGCGCTCGCCGAGGATCTGCGCGGACGCCTGAAGGACCGCGCGATCACGAAGGTGCACGTCGCCCAGTTCAGCGCACTGAAGACGTACGACCCGCCCCTGACCGCGGTCGAGGGCACCCTCGTCGACGACGTGACCCGGCACGGCAAGTTCATCGACATCGACGCCAGCGGCGTCCACCTGGTGATGCACCTGGCCCGCGGCGGCTGGATCCGCTGGCGTGACGAGCTCCCGGCCGCCCCGCCGCGCCCGGGGTCGAAGTCGGGCCTGGCGATCCGCATCGTGCTCGACGACGACAGCGGGCTCGACATCACCGAGGGCGGCACCAAGAAGAGCCTCGCGCTCTACGTCGTCCACGACCCGCTCGACGTGCCCGGAGTCGCCTCGCTGGGCCCCGACCCCCTCAAGGACGACTTCACCCTCGACCGTTTCCGCGACATCCTCGCCGGTCAGGGCCGCAAGCAGATCAAGGGCGTGCTGCGGATGCAGTCGATCATCGCCGGCATCGGCAACGCCTACTCCGACGAGATCCTGTGGGCGGCCAAGATGTCGCCGTTCAAGCCCGCCGAGATGACACCCGAGGAGTCGGAGACGCTCTACGCCGCTCTGCGCTCGACGCTCCAGGACGCCGTCGCACGCGACTCCGGCCTGGCGATGAGCGAGCTCAAGGGCGAGAAGAAGTCGAACCTCGCCGTGCACGGCAAGGCCGGCAAGAAGTGCCCGGTCTGCGCCGACACCGTGCTCGAGGTCAGCTTCGCCGACTCGAGCCTGCAGTACTGCCCCACCTGCCAGACCGGCGGAAAACCGCTCGCCGATCGCCGCATGTCCAGGCTTCTCAAGTAGTATTTCGGGGTGAGCATCCCCACCGTCGAGATCGCCGGCGTACCCGACCCGCTGCCCGTAGCAGTCCTCGACGTGCGCGAGGACGACGAGTGGGCTGCCGGCCACATCGAAGGTGCGATCCACATCCCGCTCCAGGAGCTTCCGGCCCGCCTCGGCGACCTCCCCGAGGGGCAGACCCTCGTGGTCTGCAAGGTCGGCGGCCGCAGCGCCAACGCCGTCGGCTACCTCGCCCAGCAGGGCTTCGAGGTTGTCAACCTCGCCGGCGGCATGGTCGACTGGGCCGGCGCCGGGCGCCCGATGGTCAGCGAGACCGGCGCCGAGGCATACGTCCTCTAGTCAGCCTCCGACGAAGGGCCGCCGAAGACTTCCGGGAGCGGCAGCCGTAGCGCCTTCTCGAGGCGGTCGAGGTAGTCGTTGCGAGCGACCTCGACGACCCCGAGGGACGCGAGATGGTCGGTGCGCCACTGCACGTCCAGGATGCGCTGGTCGGTCGAACCCGCCTCACGCAACGCGGACACCAGCCCGACCAGCGCCACCTTCGACGCGTCACGGACGCGGTGGAACATCGACTCCCCGGCGAAGAGACCACCGATGGCGACCCCGTAGAGCCCACCGACGAGGCGATCGTCCTGCCAGGCCTCGACCGAGTGCGCCCAGCCCAGGCCGTGCAGCTCGCCATAGGCCTTGCGGATCCGCTTGTCGATCCAGCCGTGGGGGCGACGCGGGTCGGCACACGACGCCATGACCTCCTCGAACCGGGTGTCGAACCTGATCTCGAAGTCACGCGCTGACCTGCGCAGAGATCGCGAGACGCGGAGCTCGTCCAAGGGCAGTACGCCGCGCTCGACCGGCGAGAACCACATCATCGGATCGCGCCAGGACTCCCCGGGCATGGGGAAGATCCCGTGACGGTAGGCGGCCAGCAGTGTGCCGGGCGCGACGTCCGCGCCCATCCCCACCAGATCGTCCAGAGCATGCGCATCGTTGCCCGCCGCCCGCGCGTCACGAAGGTCGGCAAAGGCCCACTGCGACGGCTCCGGTTCGATCGGACCCCCAAGATTCGCCACGGCAAAACGTTATCGCCTTCCCGATACGATCGGAGCATGATCGGTCCCAAGTCAGTGCTCTCCGTGGCGGCCGGCCGGCTCGCGCCCAAGGTCGTCGGGTCCGCCCCCGGTGTCACCACCGGCGTCATCCGGCAGGCGCTCCACCACGCGATCGTCGGTGTCGGACCGCTGCCCGGCGCCGCGGCGACCGCCGAGAAGCACCTCGAGGACAACAACGACGACGCCGAGGCCGCGGTCAAGCACATCGTCGACACCCACGTACGCCTCGCCGGGGTCGGCGGCTTCGCGACCAACATCGGCGGGCTGGTCACCCAGGCCGTGACGCTGCCCGCCAACATCACCGGCATGGCGATCATCCAGTGCCGGATGGTGGCCTCGATCGCGCACCTGCGCGGCTATGACCTGACCGACCCACGCGTACGCAACGCCATCCTGCTCACCCTCCTCAGCGAGGAGAAGGTCAGCAAGCAGATCCAGAGCCAGAAGATCCCGGCCCCGCCGATGGCGATCGCGACCGCACCGGCCTATGACCGCGCCATCGACGACATCGTGGCCGCCGAGGTCGCCCAGGAGCTGATCGGCCGCGTCGCCGGCAAGCGGATGGTGTCGATGGTCGCGAAGCGGGTGCCGCTGGTCGGCGGCGTCGTCGGCGCCGGCGCCGACGGCTGGATGACCTACCAGATCGGCCGCTACGCGTCGCGCGAGCTGCTGCCGAAGCGGAGCGACGGCCGCGGCGCTAGCGCCTGAAGACCCGATAGACCCGCAGGATCGCTCGACCCCACCAACGGCGCTCGAGACCGTTGCGGGCACGCTCCTTGGGCACCAGCGACTGGGTGTGTGCCAGATCGGCCCGCAGGGTGGTGACCTCGTCTTCGAGGCGCGCCTCCGAGCTGCGCAGCCGGATGGCCTCCTGGAGCAGCGCGTCGATGGTGGCAACGCCTGCGTCGAGCACCTCGCGCGAGTCGATCGTGTCGGGGTCGACGAACGGCTTGCCGGCCAGATCGCCGGGCACCAGCAGCTCGTCGAGGCCACCGACCACGTCGTAGCCGCGACCGGAGAGCGCGTCGACCCAGCTCCGGGAGAGCGCATCGACCCACGGCAGGATCGAGGGGGAGAGCGCCAGCCGCGCCGAGCCGCGGCGCTTGGCCAGGGTGCGGTGCGCCAGGAACTCGCGTACGAAGGGTCGGTAGTCGGCCGGCTCGATCACCGGCACGACCGCCAGGTTGACCTCGCGCAGCAGCGCCGCCTCGGGCACGCCGAGCGAGGGGTTGCCGCGGTCGATCTCGGCGAGGTCGATCTCCAGGTCGTCGAGCCAGAAGGCCTGGGAGAACCGCTGCCACAGCAGCGCGGAGTCGGATCCGGGCGGTGGCACCGTGATCAGGTGGACGCGCTCGGGCGGGATGCCCTGGGTCCAGCGGTCGAGGATGTCTGGCAGCTCCTGGACGCCCCAGAACCACGACCCGATCCGCCCCTCCCGAGCGGGGTCACGGACCTCGTCGAGGAACTCGGCGTAGGAGACCACCGAGCGGTGCTTGATGTTCTCCTGCCACTCGGCCGGGATCTGCCTGGCCAGGTCGCGTGCGGAGAGCATGATGTGGATCTCCGAGTCGCCCAGCGACTCGAGCGCGTGCTTGGCCTGCTGCCAGGAGGCGCTCGCCAGGATCTCGTGGGAGATGATCACGGTGCCGTGCTCGACCGCTCGCACCTTCTCGGCGAGGGCGTTCCAGGCGCCGGTCGCCTCTTCCTCGATGCCTCCCCAGGGGAGATCCATCAGGTCGAGCGCGGCGAGGAAGTGGGCGTCGAACCGATCGGCGAAGTAGTAGACGTCCTGCTCGGCCAGGGCTTCTCGGTTGTGGAAGAGAACGTCCTGAAGATAGGAGGTGCCCGTCTTCGGGGTGCCGACGTGAAGCAGCACGCGCCGCCCAGTCTCCAACGCTCTACTCCTCTAGGAACGCCCCGCCAGCAGTGACAACGCGAGCGCCAAGGCCCGGCGCTCGTCGGGACCCTGCGACGCTCTCCCCGAGGGGAGAAGCCGGTCCGGGTCTCCGTGGAAAGCGTATCTGCCTTCGAGCAGTGCATCACGTTGGGCCCGCGCTCGTGTTGCGACCCATTCCAGACTTTGCGCAGGGAAGCCGACCTCCCGTGCCCCGGGATGCAGCGGCTCGAGCTTCTCCAGCCGTGGCCGCAGACCGTCGACCAGCAGCGTGCGCTGGGTCTCGAGATCAGTTCGTACGCTGAGGACCTGCCCGATCACGCGAGCGACCTCGTTGGCCTCGGCCGAGACCGACCAGGGGCCGGGCACGCTGTCGACGCCGAGCAGGTCGGGCAGCAGCGACGCATCGGTGACGATCTCGACCCGCTCCCTCCCGACCCGCGCGGCCCACCAGGCGGCGATGCGGGGCAGGTCGGCGCGGGGGCCGAGCCAGCCGCGCCACTGGGCGTCGCGCAGCCAGACCGGCCACGGGTTGACCCGGTTGGTGAAGGTGCGGAACTGCCACGCTCCGGCGGCGACCTCGTCGAGCGGACCGCCGAGCACGTAGACCGTGAAACCTCTGCCACCGGGCAGCTTTCCCTGTCGCTCGAGCTCCTCCCGGATCGGCATCGTCAGCCACGGGGAACCGACCAGGCGATAGGGCAGCTTCTCCTGCTCAGCGGCGGGTTCTGCTGGTGCTGTCGGCCCGGTCTCCAGGAGGTCTTCGGCGAGCAGCACGCTGGCCGCCCTCAGCAGCTCGCGCGGGGCCAGCTCGGCCGGATCCACGGGCTGCGGGCCGTACGTCCGGGGCGAGGTGTCACCGACGAGCGGCAGGTCGCGGCGACCGCGGCCCGGCGGGCTGGTGCGCAGCAGGCTGTCGACGCGCGGCCGCTGCAAGGGACCGGTCGTGTTGACCCGACGCAGCAGCTCGAGCACCTCGGCACCGGGGAGATGCGTCTCCGCGAAGGGTTCGGCGGGCTCGGACCATGACGTCCACGGAGTCGTGCCGCCCTCGCGCAGGTGCGCGGCCCACCCCCAACCCCTGGTCGGCACGGCTTGCATCAGGAGCGTCGCCCCTTGACGCGCCGGATGAGGTTGGAGGCCCTCGATGCGACCGGGCGCCGGCTGCGGGAGGCCTCGACGACGACGGCGACGAGCGCGTCGATCGCGGCATCGGCGACGTCCTTGGCGCGCGGCGCGTCGGGGTCGACCCACTCGACGTCGGCGGCGGGGTGTCGCGGGCGGAGGTCGTCGAGATCGCCGGCGACGTCGACCTTGGCCAGCTCGGCCCACTCGACCCACGAGTCCGCGACCTGGTCGGCCCAGCCGAAGGCCGACGGCGGCATGGTGACCCGCTCACGGCCGTCACGATGGGCGAGGGTGCGCTTGGCGATCACCTCGGTGACCATGTGGCGGTAGTCCTCGCGGGGCAGCTCCTCCGCCTCGATCCGGGCGTTGAGCCGGCGCAGCAGAGTGGCCTCGGCCCGGCCGAGCGACCGGTTGTGACGGTCGCTGTCGACCGGCGCCCACGACTCCTCGATCCCGACGACGTCGCAGAACCGGCGCCAGAGCACCTCGCTCGACGCTCCGTCGTGGGGCACGGTGACCAGGTGGACCCGCTCCGGCGGGAGGTTGCGACCCCACCGGCTGAGCACGTCGGGCAGGCCGTGCGTACGCCAGAACCAGGCGGCGGAGCGCGACTGCTTGGCCGTCTGCATCCGCTCCAGGTAGCGCGCGAAGGTGACCTTGCGCTCGCGCTGCATCTGGTCCTGCCACTCGGCGGCGACGACGCGGGAGATGTCGCGGGCGGTGTAGACGATGTGCAGCTCGGCGCCGCCGCCCTCACCGAGGTCGCTCATCGCCTTCTCGACCCGGTCGGGCCGGGCACCGGCGAGGAGCTGGTGGCTGATCACGATGGTGTCGGACTCGTGGCGGCGTACGCGTTTGACCAGCGCGTCCCACTCGCCGTGGACCGTCTTGCGCATGCCGCCCCAGGGGCGGTCGATCAGGTCGAGCGCGGGCCGGAAGAAGTCGGGCTGGTTGCCGACGGGGTAGAAGACGCCATGCCTCTCCAGGGACACCCGGTTGTGGAACAACCTGTCCTGGAGGTAAGTCGTGCCCGTCTTGGGAGCGCCGACGTGGAGGAAGACTTTGCGCGCCATGATCCCGCTATTCTGCACCAGGTTAATAGAGTTTGTCGCGGCGGTCCGCTCTTTGTCACCGGGCCGTCACTCTTGGATGCAGCCTAGTGCCCTAGGAACGCAGGGCACGTACGACGGCCGAGGGACTCGGCCTGCCGAGATGGTCGGCGAGCCAGCGGCTGGTGTCGGCGACCTTGTCGAGATCGACGCCGTGCTCGATCCCGAGGCCGTCGAGCATCCAGAGCAGGTCCTCGGTGGCGAGGTTGCCGGTCGCGCTCTTGGCGTAGGGGCATCCGCCCAGCCCGCCGGCGCTGGCGTCGTAGGTGGTCACCCCCGCCTCCAGGCCGGCATAGGTGTTGGCCAGCGCCTGGCCGTAGGTGTCGTGGAAGTGCAGCGCGAGCTGATCGGTCGAGACACCGGCGGCCGCGAAGGCCCCGATGAGCTGCTTGACGTGGCCTGCGGTGCCGACGCCGATCGTGTCTCCGAGGCTGAGCTGGTCGGCACCGAGGTCGAGCAGACGCTTGCCCGCCTCGACGACCTTGGCGATCTCGACCTGGCCCTCCCACGGGTCGCCGAAGCACATCGACAGATAGCCGCGCACGGTCATGCCGGCGTGCTTCGCGCGCGCCATCGTCGGCTCGAACATCGCGAACTGGCCGTCATAGCTCTGGTTGAGGTTCTTGTTGGCGAAGGTCTCGGTCGCGCTGCCGAAGATCGCGACGTGGCGCAGACCCAGCTCGAAGGCGCGGTCGAGCCCCTTCTCGTTGGGCACCAGCACCGGCAGCTCTCGCGCCCGCTCGCCGAGGCGGCCGACGAGCTCGGTCATCAGCTCCTTGGCGTCGGCCAGCTGGGGCACCCACCTGGGATGCACGAAGCTGGTCGCCTCCACGGGGCTCAGCCCGGCGTCGAGCAGCCGGGTGACCAGGTCGGCCTTGATGCCGGTGTCGATGGTCGTCTGCTCGTTCTGCAGGCCGTCGCGCGCGCCGACCTCGTAGATCGTCACGCTCGCCGGCAGGCCGTCCTGGCGTACGACAGCGGGGAGATCACTCATGCTTGCCAACCTTTTCCTCGTGCGAAACCTGACAGATCGCGGGCAGAGATCTGAGAGAGGCCCCTGACAGCGTCGACCTGACGCTCGGACCACCAGGGCCGAGCCTGGTAGATAGGCAGGACCTCACATGTCGACCCCGATTCTCACCATGCTGCGGACGCACCGTCCTCAGCGCACCGCGGCCGTTGCCCTGGCCGCTCTCATCGCCGCGATCGGGCTGCTGGCCGGCTTCGCGCAGCCGGCCTCGGCGGCCACCCAGACCTACCGCAACGAGGCCACCGGACAATGCCTCGAGGACGTCGGCGGGGGCGAGCCGCGTACGTCGGCCTGCGTCGGCGTCACCACCCAGCAGTGGAACGTGAAGAGCTGGAACGACGGCACCAAGCGCTTCCAGAACGCCAAGACCGGCGAGTGCCTGCACGCCCAGATCGGCACCGGCACCGGCGTCATCTTCCTGCGCAGCCTCCCGTGCAACGACAGCGAGCAGCAGAGCTGGTGGGTCAAGCGCTGGTCCGACGGCACCATCCGATTCCAGAACGAGGCCTTCGACTGGTGCATCCAGGACCCGTACGTCGGGGGCCTGGCCGCGTGCGACAGCAGCGAGAACCAGAGCTGGCACTGACCGGTCAGTCCGCATCGGGCGACACCACGAAGAGCTCCGCCCCGAGCGGCACCTGAGAGCCGGCACCGGCGCCGACCACGGCGACGGTGCCGGCGAACGGTGCCTTGAGGGCGACCTCCATCTTCATCGCCTCGAGCACACCGAGCACCTGGCCCTCCTCGACCCGGTCGCCGACCTGGACCCGCACGTCGATCACGGTGCCGGGCATCTTGGCCTCCACCGCGCCATCGCTGTGGTGCGCGGCGGCACCGGCGACGCGGTCGGGCGGGGAGAGGTCGAACCGGTGACCCTGGTGGACGATCTCCGCCAGGCCGGGCTGGACGTTGACGGCCGCCCAGTGGCGTACGCCGTCGACGACTGCCACGAGCACGTGGTCGGCCGCGCTGATCTGCTGCACGCGACGACCGTCGACGACTCCGTTCGGGCGGTCGACGGTCATGGTGCGGTCGAGGTCGACGATGGTCGGCGCCGGTGGCCCGGCGACCCGCCAGCCGTCGGCGCGGAACGCCGTCGTGGTGTCGGCCGCCGCGGCGAGCATCGCGCTCACCCAGGCGACGAGCACCCGCGGCACGTCGGCATCCGGAGCCGCCACCTCGTTGCGGTCGAGCCAGGCGGTGTCGATCCCGGCATCGCCGAACGCGTCCGAGTCGGCGAGCACCCGCAGGAAGCCGGTGTTGGTGGTCAGCCCGAGCACGGCGGTCTCGTCGAGCGCCTTGACCAGGCCACGACGGGCGGCCTCGCGGTCGGGGCCACGGACGATGATCTTGGCGAGCATCGGGTCGTAGGCGGTGCTCACGACCTGCTCGCTCTCGAGCGCATGCTCGACCCGGGCCGCGGTCGGCCAGCGCACGATCGAGGTCGCACCGGCCTGGGGCAGGAAGCCGCCGAAGGCGTCCTCGGCATAGACCCGCACCTCGATGGCGTGGCCCTCGATGCGTACGTCGTCCTGGGCGATGCCCAGCGGATCGCCGGCGGCGACGCGGAGCTGGAGCGCGACGAGATCGGCGGCGTCGCTCGACCCGGCGATCCGCACGGCCTCCTCGGTCACGGGGTGCTCGACCTGGAGGCGGGTGTTCATCTCCAGGAAGTAGGCCTCGCCGGTCGCCTCGTCGAGCAGGAACTCGACGGTGCCCGCGCCGGTGTAGCCACACTCGCGCGCGAGCGCGACGGCGCTGGTCAGCACCAGGTCTCGTTGCTCGTCGGTCAGGGTCGGGGCGGGCGCCTCCTCGATCACCTTCTGGTGGCGACGCTGCACCGAGCAGTCGCGCTCGAAGAGGTGGATCACGTTGCCGTGGGTGTCACCGAAGACCTGCACCTCGATGTGGCGGCCGCGCTCGACGTACTTCTCGATCAGGAGGGTCTCGTCACCGAACGAGCTCAGCGCCTCGCGGGCGGCCGCAGCGCGCGCCTCGTCGAGCTCGTCGGGCGCACGGACGATGCGCATGCCCTTGCCACCGCCGCCAGCGGCGGCCTTGACCAGCAGCGGATAGGGGCTGTCCTCGCCCCGCGGAACCACGGGTACGCCGGCAGCGACCGCGATCTCCCGGGCCGCGTCCTTGCGGCCCATCTGCTCGATGACCTCGGGCGTCGGCCCGACCCAGGCCAGGCCGGCCTTCGCCACCGCCCGGGCGAACTCGGCCCGCTCGGAGAGGAAGCCGTAGCCGGGATGGACCGCTTCCGCACCCACCGCGGCAGCGGCCGCGACCACCGCGTCGGCGTCGAGGTAGGAGGCGACCTCGACGGCCTCGTCGGCGTCGCGTACGTGGGGCGCGTCCGCGTCGAGCGCGGTGTAGATCGCGACCGTGCGGATGCCCAGCTCGCGGCACGTGCGGAAGACGCGACGCGCGATCTCGCCACGGTTGGCGACCAGCACACTCTCGAACAGCACTGCTTCAGACAACCCAGTCACATCCTGAAGATTCCGTAGTTGGGCTCGGGTGTCGGCGCGTTCGCCGCGACGGCGAGCCCCATCGCCAGCACCCGTCGGGTGTCGGCGGGGTCGATGATGCCGTCGTCCCACAGGCGCGCACTGGCGTAGTAGGGGGAGCCCTGCGCCTCGTACTGCTC
The sequence above is drawn from the Nocardioides albertanoniae genome and encodes:
- a CDS encoding ATP-binding protein codes for the protein MDPIRNPYAPGAGQRPPELAGRNEQLEQFNVVLERVARGRPERSLVLTGLRGVGKTVLLNTLRSAAVRKGWGTGKMEARPDQSLRRPLSSALHQAVRELGHPSADDVDHVLGVIRSFAQREAGPNAKLREQWSPGIEAPAVRGRADSGDVEIDLVELLTDVGGLAADVGKGVGVFIDEMQDLGPDDVSAMCAACHEISQSGLPVIVVGAGLPHLPAVLSASKSYSERLFSYQRIDRLERDAADRALAAPASEEEAEFEAAALDEMYSATGGYPYFIQAYGKTVWDQAPRSPITIEDVKVAAPEAERELAVGFFGSRYERATPAERDYLRAMADAAVELGADDIGTVATADVATFLNKKPQSLSPARDALMKKGLIYSGERGRIAFTVPHFGRYLRQQG
- a CDS encoding Fpg/Nei family DNA glycosylase: MPELPEVEALAEDLRGRLKDRAITKVHVAQFSALKTYDPPLTAVEGTLVDDVTRHGKFIDIDASGVHLVMHLARGGWIRWRDELPAAPPRPGSKSGLAIRIVLDDDSGLDITEGGTKKSLALYVVHDPLDVPGVASLGPDPLKDDFTLDRFRDILAGQGRKQIKGVLRMQSIIAGIGNAYSDEILWAAKMSPFKPAEMTPEESETLYAALRSTLQDAVARDSGLAMSELKGEKKSNLAVHGKAGKKCPVCADTVLEVSFADSSLQYCPTCQTGGKPLADRRMSRLLK
- a CDS encoding rhodanese-like domain-containing protein, with translation MSIPTVEIAGVPDPLPVAVLDVREDDEWAAGHIEGAIHIPLQELPARLGDLPEGQTLVVCKVGGRSANAVGYLAQQGFEVVNLAGGMVDWAGAGRPMVSETGAEAYVL
- the aat gene encoding leucyl/phenylalanyl-tRNA--protein transferase; amino-acid sequence: MANLGGPIEPEPSQWAFADLRDARAAGNDAHALDDLVGMGADVAPGTLLAAYRHGIFPMPGESWRDPMMWFSPVERGVLPLDELRVSRSLRRSARDFEIRFDTRFEEVMASCADPRRPHGWIDKRIRKAYGELHGLGWAHSVEAWQDDRLVGGLYGVAIGGLFAGESMFHRVRDASKVALVGLVSALREAGSTDQRILDVQWRTDHLASLGVVEVARNDYLDRLEKALRLPLPEVFGGPSSEAD
- a CDS encoding EcsC family protein → MIGPKSVLSVAAGRLAPKVVGSAPGVTTGVIRQALHHAIVGVGPLPGAAATAEKHLEDNNDDAEAAVKHIVDTHVRLAGVGGFATNIGGLVTQAVTLPANITGMAIIQCRMVASIAHLRGYDLTDPRVRNAILLTLLSEEKVSKQIQSQKIPAPPMAIATAPAYDRAIDDIVAAEVAQELIGRVAGKRMVSMVAKRVPLVGGVVGAGADGWMTYQIGRYASRELLPKRSDGRGASA
- a CDS encoding hydroxymethylglutaryl-CoA lyase, translated to MSDLPAVVRQDGLPASVTIYEVGARDGLQNEQTTIDTGIKADLVTRLLDAGLSPVEATSFVHPRWVPQLADAKELMTELVGRLGERARELPVLVPNEKGLDRAFELGLRHVAIFGSATETFANKNLNQSYDGQFAMFEPTMARAKHAGMTVRGYLSMCFGDPWEGQVEIAKVVEAGKRLLDLGADQLSLGDTIGVGTAGHVKQLIGAFAAAGVSTDQLALHFHDTYGQALANTYAGLEAGVTTYDASAGGLGGCPYAKSATGNLATEDLLWMLDGLGIEHGVDLDKVADTSRWLADHLGRPSPSAVVRALRS
- a CDS encoding RICIN domain-containing protein, whose amino-acid sequence is MSTPILTMLRTHRPQRTAAVALAALIAAIGLLAGFAQPASAATQTYRNEATGQCLEDVGGGEPRTSACVGVTTQQWNVKSWNDGTKRFQNAKTGECLHAQIGTGTGVIFLRSLPCNDSEQQSWWVKRWSDGTIRFQNEAFDWCIQDPYVGGLAACDSSENQSWH
- a CDS encoding acetyl/propionyl/methylcrotonyl-CoA carboxylase subunit alpha produces the protein MLFESVLVANRGEIARRVFRTCRELGIRTVAIYTALDADAPHVRDADEAVEVASYLDADAVVAAAAAVGAEAVHPGYGFLSERAEFARAVAKAGLAWVGPTPEVIEQMGRKDAAREIAVAAGVPVVPRGEDSPYPLLVKAAAGGGGKGMRIVRAPDELDEARAAAAREALSSFGDETLLIEKYVERGRHIEVQVFGDTHGNVIHLFERDCSVQRRHQKVIEEAPAPTLTDEQRDLVLTSAVALARECGYTGAGTVEFLLDEATGEAYFLEMNTRLQVEHPVTEEAVRIAGSSDAADLVALQLRVAAGDPLGIAQDDVRIEGHAIEVRVYAEDAFGGFLPQAGATSIVRWPTAARVEHALESEQVVSTAYDPMLAKIIVRGPDREAARRGLVKALDETAVLGLTTNTGFLRVLADSDAFGDAGIDTAWLDRNEVAAPDADVPRVLVAWVSAMLAAAADTTTAFRADGWRVAGPPAPTIVDLDRTMTVDRPNGVVDGRRVQQISAADHVLVAVVDGVRHWAAVNVQPGLAEIVHQGHRFDLSPPDRVAGAAAHHSDGAVEAKMPGTVIDVRVQVGDRVEEGQVLGVLEAMKMEVALKAPFAGTVAVVGAGAGSQVPLGAELFVVSPDAD